The DNA segment GAAGGACGTTTCGTCTTGCGCGCCAATGCTGTAAGTCGTCGGGCCATGAGCCGTTTTGTCATTCTTCTCGGCGGTGAGCTTGCCCCCACCCGCCGCCTCTCAGCCATGCTTGAAGGCAGTCGCATCATCGCGGCGGATTCCGGCATGCGACATGCTTCGCTGCTTGGCGTGACGCCGGAGCTTTGGGTTGGCGACTTCGACAGCGTAGACGCTGCGATGCGGAATGCATTCGCGTATGTGCCGACCCGCGAGTTCCCACCGGAGAAGGACAAGACTGACGGCGAGCTTGCCATTGACCATGCGCTCGAAGAAGGCGCTACCGCGCTTGTTCTTGCGGGCGCGTTTGGCGGTGAGCGCGCCGATCATGCCCATCTGCATCTGACGCAGGTCGTGCGCCTTTGCGAGATGGGGGTGCCAACGCTGGTGACGAGCGGCAATCAGGAAGGGCGACATCTGGCGGCGGGCGTTCAGCACGAATTCGACTATGCGCCCGGCACGATCTTCAGCATCCTCCTGTTCGAGCCGCTGAGCGGCCTAACTGTCGAGGGCGCTCGCTGGCCGCTTGATCATGTAGAGGTCGAATTCGGCTCTTCGCTCACGCTTTCAAATTATGTGGCCGACAGGCTTGCGATTCGGCTGGAAAAAGGCCGCGCGATGTTGGTCGCTCATCTCAATGACGAGGAAACTGCCTGATGGCACCACCGCTTCTCAAGCTCGAAGACATCAAGCTGACCTTCGGCGGCACGCCCCTCCTGGACGGGGCCAGCCTCATGGTCGGGCCGGGTGAGCGTATCGCGCTGGTCGGGCGCAACGGGTCGGGCAAGTCCACGCTTCTCAAGATCGCGGCGGGCATTGCCGAGGCGCAGGATGGCGAGATCTTTCGCCAGCCCACCGCGACCATTCGTTATCTGGCGCAGGCACCGGACTGGCAGGGGCACAAGACTGTTCGTGCCTATGTCGAGGCGGGTCTCGGCCCTGCCGATGACATCAACCGTGTCACCTTGATGCTCGACAGTCTGGGCCTGACCGGCGAGGAGGAGCCGCATACGCTCTCGGGCGGAGAGGCACGGCGTGCGGCCCTTGCACAGGCGCTTGCTCCTCAGCCCGATCTGCTGCTGCTCGACGAGCCCACCAACCATCTCGACCTAACGACAATCGAATGGCTAGAGGATGAAATCGCGCGCATGAGCTCGGCACTCGTCACGATCTCGCATGACCGCCGCTTTCTGGAGCGCGTCACCCGCGCGACGGTCTGGCTCGACCGGGGTGTCACGCGCAGGCTCGACAAGGGCTTTGCCCATTTCGAGGAATGGCGGGACAAGGTTCTGGAAGAAGAAGAGCGCGAGCAGCACAAGCTTGGGCGTCAGATCGCGCGCGAGGAGCACTGGCTGCGCTATGGCGTAACCGCACGCCGCAAGCGCAATGTGCGCAGGCTTGGCGAATTGCAAAGCTTGCGCGAAAAACACCGCAATTTCCAGAAGGCCGAAGGGCTGGCGGTGATGAAGGCCGCCGATGCAGCCGATTCAGGCAAGCTGGTCGTTGAGGCGAAAAACATCTCGAAAGCGTATGGCGAGCTGGGAGTCGTTCGCGATTTCTCGCTTCGCATCAACCGTGGCGAGCGTATCGGGTTTGTCGGACCCAATGGCGCGGGCAAGACGACGCTTCTCAAGATGCTGATCGGCGCACTAGAGCCGGACGAAGGCGCGATACGCTTCGGCCACAATCTGGAAGTGGCGGTGCTCGACCAGAAGCGCGACGCACCGAAACCCGACGAAACGCTGGCTCATTTCCTCACGGACGGGCGCGGCGACAGCGTGGTGGTCAATGGTGAGGAGCGGCATGTCGTCTCCTACATGAAGGACTTCCTCTTCAAGCCGGAGCAGGCGCGCACGCCGGTGCGCGAACTGTCTGGCGGCGAGCGGGCACGTCTGATCCTCGCACGCCTCCTGACGCGGCCGGCCAATCTGCTCGTGCTCGATGAGCCTACCAACGATCTCGACATGGAAACGCTGGACCTGCTTCAGGAGCTGGTGGAAGGTTTCCCCGGCACGGTTCTGCTTGTCAGCCACGATCGCGACTTTCTCGACCGCACTGTCACTGCCACCATCGCACCTGATGGCAAGGGCCGTTGGATCATCTATGCGGGCGGCTATTCAGACATGATGGCGCAGCGCAAGGGCGAGGAGCTGGAGCGGCGCAAGGCGCGCAGTGCGGAGAAGGCAGCTTCATCGCCGAAGGGTTCGGGCGGAGAAAAGACACGCAGCAACAGCGCCAAGCTCTCCTACAAGCAGAAATATGCGCTGGAGACCTTGCCGGGGCGCATCGAGGCTCTTTCCGACGAAATGGAGAAGCTTGAGCAGAAGCTGGCTGATCCGGATCTTTACGCGAAAGACGCTGCAGCCTTTGCCCGCTTCACGCAAGAGCTTGAGAAGAAGGGCCAGGAGCGAGCGAAGCTCGAGGAAGAATGGCTTGAGCTGGAAATGCTGCGCGAAGAGATCGAAGGCGCCTGACACCTTCACGCTTGGCTAACCTCCATGAGCGAAATTGCACGCATGGAGGCACGGCATGAGCGAAGCATTTCTGATCAGCGCCAAACCCGACCTGCAGCAGGCGCGGGTGGAATGGCTGAAGCGGTTGGACGGCGAGCGGCGGCTTTCCGCACTCACCGTTACGGCCTATGAGCGCGACACGCGGCAGTTCCTGCAATTCCTGACCGGGCATCTGGGCGATGCGCCCGGCATCAAGGATATTGCCGATCTGAGACCTTCCGATTTTCGCGCCTTTCTCGCGCTGCGTCGCCGCGACGGTGCGGGAGCGCGCAGCCTGGGACGCGGCCTTGCGGGCATCCGGTCCTTTCTGCGATTTCTCGAGCGCCAGGGGATGGCCAATGCCGCAGGCGTTAGCGCCGTACGTTCGCCGAAGGCACCCAAAGGCTTGCCTAAGCCGCTGACTGCTGCCGATGCACGCAAGGTTGTCTCTGGCGAGGGACAGCTTGCCGAGGAGCCATGGATCGCCGCCCGCAACGCTGCGGTACTCGCGCTTCTCTATGGTTCGGGCCTGCGCATTTCCGAAGCTCTTGGGCTGACGGCAGGCGAGTTGAACGGGAAGAGTGCGGGCGCGCTGCGCATCAAGGGTAAAGGCGGAAAGACGCGGCTCGTGCCTGTTCTTCCCGTCGTTGCGCAGGCTGTCGGTGAATATTGCAAGCTTTGCCCGTGGCACCTTTCACCGGAAGAGCCGCTGTTTCGTGGTGCGAAGGGCGGGCCGCTTCAGCCGGCCATCATCCAGCGGGAGATGCGCAAGATGCGCGCAGCGCTCAATCTGCCGGATACGGCCACGCCGCACGCGCTTCGCCACTCCTTTGCAACCCATCTTTTGGGGCGGGGAGGGGATCTGCGTGCTATCCAGGAGCTCTTGGGCCATGCCAGCCTGTCTACCACGCAGGTCTATACGGCGGTCGACACCAGCCGCCTCCTGGAAATTTACGACGCCGCCCATCCACGCGCCTGAAATCAGGATAATAAAGATGTTCCGAGACTTTCCCGAGATGCTGAGCGACACCTTGCTGCGCCTTGTCGGCATCTTGCACCTGCTGGCATTCACCAGCTTTCTTCTGGCCCTGCTTGGCGCGACACAGGTGCGGGCGGCCGATGATGCCTGTCGCGGTCGCGATCTGTTGCATGAGGTCCGGGCGAATGAGCCGGAGCGTTTCGCTGCCATCGAGAAGGAAGCCGCAGGGGTCGTCAATGGCAGCGGGTTGCTGTGGAAGGTGGAGGCGGACGGCGTTGCACCTTCCTGGCTCTTCGGCACGATGCATGTGACCGATCCGCGGGTGTTGGACTTGCCTGATGCCGCGAAGGCGGCTTTCTCGGAAGCCGAAACCATCGTGATCGAGACGACGGACGTGCTTGATCGCAAGGCCATGATGGCGGCCATGGCGCAGCAACCGGAACTCATGATGTTCACCGGTTCGGAAAAGCTCACCGATCATCTGGATGATCGGCAGCAGGCGGGGTTGAAATCAGCCTTGGAAGATCGGGGCATTCCGCTTCAGACAGTCATCAAGATGAAGCCCTGGATGCTCGTCTCCATGGCCTCGCTGCCAAGCTGTGAAATGCAGAGGCAGGAACAGGGGGCGCTGGTGCTCGATGCCCTGCTGGCGGCGAATGCGAAGAAGGAAGGTAAGGCGGTGGCAGGGCTTGAGACCATGGTCGACCAGTTCGAGGCCATGGCGTCCCTGCCGATGGAGTTTCACATCGAAGGCCTGCTCAGCACCCTGGCGCTGGGAGATCGCATCGACGATGTGATCGAAACCATGATCATTCTCTATACCGAGGGCGAGACAGGCATGTTCTGGCCGATGATGGATACCGTGATGCCGGGTGACGACGAGAGCGCGGGATATGCGACATTTGAAGAGGTCATGGTGAACAAGCGCAATCGGAGCATGTCCGAGACGGCTTCCGCCTTCATCAATGATGGTGGCGCCTTCATAGCCGTTGGGGCGCTTCATCTTCCGGGGGAAGACGGTCTGGTGGCTCTCCTGCAGGAGCGGGGCTATCGTGTCTCTCCTGTCGCCATGCGCTAAGGCGCAGCTTCAACCGGAACTCTCATCTTGATCAGGCGTTCTACCGTCAATCAAGGCCTCAGATGGGAGACATTCCGATGGCAAATTACAACAGGCCCCGCGATCCCAACGATCCGGTAGATCCGCGTACCGACCCTGCTGCAGATCCCGCTGTGCGACCGTCCAACCACACGGTTGTGCAGTCATCGTCGGGTGGTGGCAGCACGATGATCGTGGTTGCGGTATTGGCAGCAATACTGATCGTGTTGTTCCTGGTCTTTGGCGGTGCAGGCATCTGGGGCGGAGCCGATGATGCCGATGTGACCATCCAGGAAGAGACAACCGTGGCACCGGAAGGCGGCGATGCTGTTGCTCCTGCCGCACCAGAAGCACCGGTCGAGGAGGCTGCACCCGAGGCAGAAGCACCAGCAGCAAATACGGATGCACCCGAAGCTCCGGCCACCGAGGCTCCGGCAACCGACGCGCCGGCTCCTGACGAGCCAACCGCCCCCGCTCCGAATACGGATGCACCGGCTGCCCAGTAAGAACCGGCAACCGAACAGAAGAAAAGGCCGCTGCGAGAGCGGCCTTTTTTGTGTGAGCGATTACTCGAATGATCAGGAATGGATTGGCTTTGCAAACGCGCCGAGCGCTGCTTCGCGAACCGCTTCCGACATGGTCGGGTGAGCATGGCAGGTGCGTGCGAGGTCTTCGGACGAGCCGGAGAACTCCATAAGCACGGCAGCTTCATGGATCATTTCGCCAGCACCGAAGCCGACGATATGTGCGCCCAGCACGCGGTCGGTCTTCTTGTCGGCCAGGATCTTCACGAAACCGTCCGTATGCAGCATGGCGCGGGCGCGGCCATTGGCCGAGAAGGCGAACTTGCCGACATTGTACTCGACGCCAGCTTCCTTCAGCTCTTCCTCAGGCTTGCCGACAGAGGCGACTTCCGGGCTCGTATAGACGACGCTCGGGATTACGTCGTAGTTCACGTGACCGGCCTGGCCGGCGAGGATTTCGGCAACAGCCATGCCTTCATCTTCGGCCTTGTGCGCCAGCATCGGTCCAGCGATCACGTCGCCGATGGCATAGACGCCTTCCACATTGGTGCGGAAGTGCTTGTCGGTCTTCACCCGGCCGCGGTCATCGAGTTCGACGCCAACGCTGTCGAGGCCCAGCCCCTCGGTGAAGGGCTTGCGGCCGGTCGAGACGAGCACGACGTCGGCCTCGATCGTTTCCGCATCGCCGCCCTTTGCAGGCTCGAAGGTGACCTTCGCACCCTTGCCGGCCTTGGAGACGTCGGTGACCTTTTGGCCGAGCTTGAAGGTGAGGCCCTGCTTGGCGAGCATGCGCTGGAACTGCTTGGAGACTTCGGCGTCCATCGGTCCGAGGATCTTGTCGAGATATTCGACAACGGTTACTTCGGCACCAAGACGTGCCCAGACCGAGCCGAGCTCAAGCCCGATCACGCCGCCGCCGACCACGACCATCTTGCCCGGAACCTTCCCGAATTCGAGAGCGCCGGTGGAGGAGACGATGACCTTCTCGTCGAACTTCACTTCGACGCCGGGAATGCCTGCGACGGTGGAGCCGGTGGCGATGACGATGTTCTTGGTCTCGACCGTCTGTTCCTTGCCGTCGTCGCCCTTGACGGTGACCTTGCCCTTGCCCGCGATGGAGCCAACGCCGCGCAGAACATCGATCTTGTTCTTCTTCATCAGGAAGTCGAGACCCTTGGTGTTCTGTTCCACCGTCTTGGTCTTGTGCGCCAGCATCTGCTTCAGGTTCAGCTTCGGCTTGGAAATCTCGATGCCGAGATCGGCAAAGGAATGACCGGCTTCAGCGAACATTTCGGTGGCATGCAGCAGCGCCTTGGAGGGGATGCAGCCGACATTGACGCAGGTGCCGCCATGGGTGGGCAGCTTTTCGACAACGGCAGTCTTCAGCCCAAGCTGTGCCGCCTTGATGGCGCAGACATAGCCGCCGGGGCCGGTTCCGATGACGACGAGATCGTAGGACATTTCTCTTCCTTCCGCTTTGCGGTGGATTTGGCCGTCACTCCTGACAGCCTGTGAGGTGGTAAAGGTCGAAAACAGGCAGCACCGGTGTGCCGTCTGCGAATTTGTGGCGGTTCAAGGTGTAGGACAGGTCGCTCAGGATGATGCTTTGGGCGGCCTTGCTGCCGCGCTTCTTGAGCGGTGTAACGCTGCCGTCGCTCTGGATCGCATAGATCGCACCGGACCACAGGCCATCGACCCTGCCAAGGCTGCGTGTGCCGCTATCCTGCAGTTCGACAGTGCCGGAATTCGGCTTGGCGCCACGCAGAAGCAGCCGGAAATGCTGAATGTCCGGCTTGCGCGTATCGGCGAAAAATTCCAGAGCCGACCGACCGTCATAGGCTTCCGTATAGACTGCCAGTTCCTGCGGGCAGGCCGCCAGGCTAGCGCCTGTGCTGCCTGCCAGAAGAATGGCGATTGTCAAAGCCTTGAGGCCGGCCATCATGGCTCAGTCCCATCCTGCCTTAGAGATCGAGAACGAGGCGTTCCGGATCTTCCAGCACTTCCTTGACGCGAACGAGGAAGGTCACGGCTTCCTTGCCGTCGACGATACGGTGATCGTAGGACAGCGCCAGATACATCATCGGGCGGATGACGATCTCGCCGCCGACAACCATCGGACGCTCCTGGATCTTGTGCATGCCAAGGATACCGGACTGCGGAGCATTGAGGATCGGCGTGGACATCAGCGAACCGTAAACACCGCCATTGGAGATGGTGAAGGTGCCGCCCTGCATGTCTGCCATGCCAAGCTTGCCGTCGCGAGCTGCCTTGCCGAGGCGGCCGATTTCCTTCTCGACCTCTGCAATCGTCATCTGGTCGGCATCGCGAACGACGGGGACCACGAGGCCCTTGTCGGTGCCGACGGCCACGCCGATATGGCAGAAGTTCTTGTAGATGATGTCGGTGCCGTCGATCTCGGCGTTAACCGCCGGGATTTCCTTCAGGGCATGCGTCACCGCCTTGGTGAAGAAGCCCATGAAGCCCAGCTTCACGCCGTGCTTCTTCTCGAACAGCTCCTTGTACTTGGAACGCATGTCCATGACCGGCTTCATGTCCACCTCGTTGAAGGTGGTGAGCATGGCTGCCGTGTCCTGGGCTTCCTTCAGGCGGCGGGCGATGGTCTGGCGCAGACGCGTCATCTTCACGCGCTCTTCGCGAGCCTCATCCTCGGTGCCGGACGGTGCGCGTGGTGCCTTCGGCTTCTCGACCGGCTGGCTTGGCGCACCCTTGCCTTCGGCTGCGAGAACGTCGCCTTTCAGGACCTGGCCCTGCTTGCCGGAGCCCTGAACGTCGGAAGCCTTCATGCCGCGCTCTTCGAGCAGCTTGGCAGCAGCCGGTGCGGGCGGGCGACCGGAGGAGGCTTCATCGGAAGCAGGAGCAGATGCCTTTTCCTGCGATGCGCTGGCAGCCTGTGTGGAACCGGCAGATGCGCCTTCCTCGATGCGCAGAAGAAGCGCGCCGACCTGAACCTCGTCACCGCTGGAGACGACGATCTCGCGGATAACGCCTGCAACCGGTGCCATGACTTCCTGAGCGGCCTTGTCGGTCTCGAGCTCGAGAATGGGCTCGTCGACCGCAACGCTGTCGCCGACCTTCTTGTAGATTTCGCCGACCTGCGCTTCCGTGACGGACTCGCCGGCGGAGGGGACGTTCACATCCACCAGCTTGCCGCCGGACGCTTTTTCCTCGGTCTTGGCGGTCTCTGCCTTGGCGGCAGGCTTTTCTTCCTTCTTGGCCGGAGCGCCTTCGCCTTCACCGATCATGCCGAGAAGCGCGTTGACCTCGACGGTCGTGCCTTCCTCGGCTGCAATTTCCTGCAGCGTGCCGGATGCGGGGGCGGGGACCTCAACCGTAACCTTGTCGGTTTCCAGCTCTACGATGGGCTCGTCCGCCGTGATGGCATCGCCCTTCTTCTTGAACCAGCGGCCAATGGTAGCCTCGGTGACGGATTCGCCGAGAGTGGGAACGCGGATTTCAGTAGCCATGGGATCAGTTTCCGTTGGTTCTGTTCAGGTCAGTTGCCGCCGAGAGCGTCTTCAAGGAAGGCGGCCAGCTGTTCGAGATGCTTGGACATGAGGCCCGTTGCAGGCGAGGCGGCCGCCGGACGGCCAGTGTAGCGAACCCGCTTGTGCTTGGCATCAATGTGCTGCAGCACCCATTCGAGATACGGGTCGATAAAGGACCAGGCACCCATATTCTTGGGCTCTTCCTGGCACCAGACCATCTCCGCATTCTTGAAGCGCGACAGCTCGTTGATGAGCGCCTTGGCCGGGAACGGATAAAGCTGTTCCACGCGCAGCAGGTAGATGTCGTCGATCCCGCGCTTCTCGCGTTCCTCGTAAAGGTCGTAATAGACCTTGCCGGAACACATGATGACGCGGCGGATCTTGGAGTCCTTCACCAGCTTGATCGGCTGGTCGGGCAGCATCTGCGCATCATCCCAGAGCAGGCGGTGGAAGGTGCTCTCGCCTGCCATTTCCGAAAGCTGCGAGACGGCGCGCTTGTGGCGCAGCAGCGATTTCGGCGTCATCAGGATCAGCGGCTTGCGGAAGTCGCGTTTCAGCTGACGGCGCAGAATGTGGAAGTAGTTGGCAGGCGTGGTGACATTGGCCACCTGCATGTTGTCCTCTGCGCAAAGCTGCAGGAAGCGTTCCAGACGTGCAGAGGAGTGCTCCGGACCCTGACCCTCATAGCCATGCGGCAGAAGGCAGACGAGACCGGACATGCGAAGCCATTTGCGTTCGCCAGAGGAGACGAACTGGTCGAAGACGACCTGTGCGCCATTTGCGAAGTCACCGAACTGGGCTTCCCACAGGGTCAGCGCGCGCGGTTCTGCCAGCGAGAAGCCATATTCGAAGCCGAGTACTGCTTCTTCGGAGAGCATCGAGTTAATGACCTCGTAATAGGCCTGCTGCGGTCCGAGATTGTTCAGCGGGATGTAGCGGTTCTCGTCACGCTGGTCGTAGAGCACCGAGTGACGCTGGGAGAAGGTACCGCGCTCGGAATCCTGACCGGAAAGACGGACCGGATTACCATCCATCAGGATCGATCCGAATGCCAGTGCCTCCGCCGTCGCCCAATCGATACCTTCGCCGGTGTCGATCATCTTGCGACGATTATCCATGAAGCGCTTGATGGTTCTGTGAACCTCGAAACCTTCCGGCACGTCGGTCAGCTTCTTGCCGAGTTCCTTGAGGGTCTTCAGCGAAACGGCGGTCTTGCCGCGGCGCTGCTCGTCCTCGTGGTCGGCGCGCTTCAGGCCTGTCCAGACGCCATCCAGCCAGTCGGCCTTGTTCGGCTTGTAGGCCTGACCGGCTTCGAACTCGGTTTCCAGATGCTGGCGCCATTCGGCCTTCATCTGGTCGATCTCGTCCTGCGTGATCAGGCCTTCGTCGATCAGCTTCTTTGCATAGATTTCGCCCGTGGTCTTATGCTCACGGATCTTGCGATACATGATCGGCTGGGTGAACGCAGGCTCGTCGCCTTCGTTGTGGCCGTAGCGGCGATAGCAGAACATGTCGATGACGACCGGCTTCTGGAACGTCATGCGATATTCCATCGCCACCTTGGCCGCATAGACCACGGCTTCCGGATCGTCGCCATTCACGTGGAATATCGGCGCCTCGATCATCTTCGCCACATCGGAAGGATAGGGCGATGAGCGCGAGAAGCGCGGATTGGTGGTGAAGCCGATCTGGTTGTTGATGATGAAGTGCAGCGTACCAGCCACGCGGTGACCGCGCAGACCCGACAGGCCGAGACACTCGGCCACGACGCCCTGACCTGCGAAGGCAGCATCACCGTGGAGGAGGAGCGGCAGAACCTTGGCGCGCTCGGCAGGCGGCACGATCTCCTCGCGCTTGCGGCCGAAGACCTGATCCTGCTTGGCGCGTGCCTTGCCCATTACCACCGGATCAACGATCTCGAGGTGGGAGGGGTTTGCCGTCAGCGAAAGGTGGACATTGTTGCCGTCGAAAGCGCGGTCGGAGGATGCACCGAGATGGTACTTCACGTCGCCGGAGCCTTCCACATCGTCAGGAGCGAAAGAGCCGCCCTTGAACTCGTGGAAGATGGCGCGGTGCGGTTTCTCCATGACCTGGGAGAGCACGTTCAGGCGGCCGCGGTGGGCCATGCCGAGAACGATTTCCTTCAGGCCCATCTGGCCGCCGCGCTTGATGATCTGTTCGAGGGCAGGGATCAGCGCTTCACCGCCATCAAGGCCGAAGCGCTTGGTGCCCTTGTATTTGACATCGATGAACTGCTCGAAGCCTTCCGCCTCGATCAGCTTCTGCAGGATGGCCTTCTTGCCATTGGCGGTGAAGGTCACACCCTTGTCCGGCCCCTCGATGCGCTCCTGTATCCAGGCTTTCTCGGTGGGGTTGGAGATGTGCATGAACTCCACGCCGAGCGTGGAGCAATAGGTGCGCTTGAGGATGTCGAGCATCTGGCGAACCGTCGCCGTCTCAAGCCCCAGGACATTGTCGATGAAAATCGGACGGTCGAGGTCGGCTTCGGTAAAGCCATAGGCTTCCGGCGACAGCTCGTTGTAGTCTTCCAGAGGGTTCGCGATGCCCAGCGGGTCGAGATTTGCGTGCAGGTGGCCGCGCATGCGATAGGCGCGGATCATCATGATCGCACGGACGGAATCGCGGGTGGCGCGCTGCAATTCGGCTTCGTTCAGCGCGATGCCGCCCTTCGATGCCTTTTCCTTGATCTTCTTGTCGAGATGCTTCTCGACATCGCCCCAGTTGCCGTCGAGTGCGGAGACAAGCTCACCATTGGCCTCGATGGGCCAGTTCTTCTTTTTCCAGGAAGCGCCTTCGGCGTTTTTCCTGACGTCAGCCGCATCGTCTTTCAGCTGCGCGAAGTAGTCGCGCCAGTCTTCAGAGACCGACGAAGGGTCCTGCTGATAGGCCGCGTAGAGCTCTTCCATATAGGCGGCATTTCCGCCGTAGAGGAAAGAGGTGAGGGAAAATTCGTCGTTGGCTTGGTTCTGCCGTGCCATTTTCGCGCTCCGGAACTCAATCCGGCTCCTTGCAATGCGGCCTGCTCGCCGGCCGGCGCGGACGGTTTAACCGTCATGTGCTCAAGCTGTACGAAACGCCAACCCGCCGGAACGGGCTGGCGTTCCTGATTATCTTACGGACGGAAGTCCTTGATGGCTTCCACCAGCGTGGTGCCAAGGCGTGCAGGCGATGGGGAAACCTTGATGCCGGCCTCTTCCATGGCTGCGATCTTGTCTTCCGCGCCGCCCTTGCCGCCGGAGATCACGGCGCCTGCGTGGCCCATGGTACGTCCGGGAGGAGCCGTGCGACCCGCGATGAAGCCGGCCATCGGCTTCCTGCGGCCCTTCTTGGCCTCGTCCTTGAGGAACTGGGCAGCCTCTTCCTCGGCCGAACCACCGATCTCGCCGATCATGATGATGGACTCGGTTTCGTCGTCTGCGAGGAACATTTCCAGCATGTCGATGAACTCGGTGCCCTTGACCGGGTCGCCGCCGATGCCGACAGCCGTCGACTGACCGAGGCCTTCATTGGTGGTCTGGAACACCGCTTCATAGGTGAGGGTGCCCGAACGAGACACGACGCCGACAGAGCCCTTCTTGAAGATGTTGCCCGGCATGATGCCGATCTTGCACTCGTTGGGGGTGAGAACGCCTGGGCAGTTCGGTCCAAGGAGGCGGGAATTCGACTTTTCCAGACGTGCCTTCACCTTCACCATGTCCATCACCGGAATGCCTTCCGTGATGCAGACGATGAGCGGGATCTCGGCTTCGATCGCCTCGATGATGGCGGCACCTGCACCTGCCGGGGGAACATAGACGACAGACGCATTGGCGCCCGTGCGTTCCTTGCCTTCGGCAACGGAAGCGAAGATCGGAAGTTCTTCACCGCCCTGACCGGTCCAGGTGGTGCCGCCCTTTTTCGGGTGGATACCGCCGACCATCTGCGTGCCGTGATAGGCAAGCGCCTGCTCGGTGTGGAACGTGCCGGTCTTGCCGGTAAGGCCCTGAACCAGGACCTTCGTGTCTTTATTGACGAGA comes from the Nitratireductor basaltis genome and includes:
- a CDS encoding thiamine diphosphokinase, producing MSRFVILLGGELAPTRRLSAMLEGSRIIAADSGMRHASLLGVTPELWVGDFDSVDAAMRNAFAYVPTREFPPEKDKTDGELAIDHALEEGATALVLAGAFGGERADHAHLHLTQVVRLCEMGVPTLVTSGNQEGRHLAAGVQHEFDYAPGTIFSILLFEPLSGLTVEGARWPLDHVEVEFGSSLTLSNYVADRLAIRLEKGRAMLVAHLNDEETA
- a CDS encoding ABC-F family ATP-binding cassette domain-containing protein, whose amino-acid sequence is MAPPLLKLEDIKLTFGGTPLLDGASLMVGPGERIALVGRNGSGKSTLLKIAAGIAEAQDGEIFRQPTATIRYLAQAPDWQGHKTVRAYVEAGLGPADDINRVTLMLDSLGLTGEEEPHTLSGGEARRAALAQALAPQPDLLLLDEPTNHLDLTTIEWLEDEIARMSSALVTISHDRRFLERVTRATVWLDRGVTRRLDKGFAHFEEWRDKVLEEEEREQHKLGRQIAREEHWLRYGVTARRKRNVRRLGELQSLREKHRNFQKAEGLAVMKAADAADSGKLVVEAKNISKAYGELGVVRDFSLRINRGERIGFVGPNGAGKTTLLKMLIGALEPDEGAIRFGHNLEVAVLDQKRDAPKPDETLAHFLTDGRGDSVVVNGEERHVVSYMKDFLFKPEQARTPVRELSGGERARLILARLLTRPANLLVLDEPTNDLDMETLDLLQELVEGFPGTVLLVSHDRDFLDRTVTATIAPDGKGRWIIYAGGYSDMMAQRKGEELERRKARSAEKAASSPKGSGGEKTRSNSAKLSYKQKYALETLPGRIEALSDEMEKLEQKLADPDLYAKDAAAFARFTQELEKKGQERAKLEEEWLELEMLREEIEGA
- a CDS encoding tyrosine recombinase XerC, producing the protein MSEAFLISAKPDLQQARVEWLKRLDGERRLSALTVTAYERDTRQFLQFLTGHLGDAPGIKDIADLRPSDFRAFLALRRRDGAGARSLGRGLAGIRSFLRFLERQGMANAAGVSAVRSPKAPKGLPKPLTAADARKVVSGEGQLAEEPWIAARNAAVLALLYGSGLRISEALGLTAGELNGKSAGALRIKGKGGKTRLVPVLPVVAQAVGEYCKLCPWHLSPEEPLFRGAKGGPLQPAIIQREMRKMRAALNLPDTATPHALRHSFATHLLGRGGDLRAIQELLGHASLSTTQVYTAVDTSRLLEIYDAAHPRA
- a CDS encoding TraB/GumN family protein gives rise to the protein MFRDFPEMLSDTLLRLVGILHLLAFTSFLLALLGATQVRAADDACRGRDLLHEVRANEPERFAAIEKEAAGVVNGSGLLWKVEADGVAPSWLFGTMHVTDPRVLDLPDAAKAAFSEAETIVIETTDVLDRKAMMAAMAQQPELMMFTGSEKLTDHLDDRQQAGLKSALEDRGIPLQTVIKMKPWMLVSMASLPSCEMQRQEQGALVLDALLAANAKKEGKAVAGLETMVDQFEAMASLPMEFHIEGLLSTLALGDRIDDVIETMIILYTEGETGMFWPMMDTVMPGDDESAGYATFEEVMVNKRNRSMSETASAFINDGGAFIAVGALHLPGEDGLVALLQERGYRVSPVAMR
- the lpdA gene encoding dihydrolipoyl dehydrogenase, with translation MSYDLVVIGTGPGGYVCAIKAAQLGLKTAVVEKLPTHGGTCVNVGCIPSKALLHATEMFAEAGHSFADLGIEISKPKLNLKQMLAHKTKTVEQNTKGLDFLMKKNKIDVLRGVGSIAGKGKVTVKGDDGKEQTVETKNIVIATGSTVAGIPGVEVKFDEKVIVSSTGALEFGKVPGKMVVVGGGVIGLELGSVWARLGAEVTVVEYLDKILGPMDAEVSKQFQRMLAKQGLTFKLGQKVTDVSKAGKGAKVTFEPAKGGDAETIEADVVLVSTGRKPFTEGLGLDSVGVELDDRGRVKTDKHFRTNVEGVYAIGDVIAGPMLAHKAEDEGMAVAEILAGQAGHVNYDVIPSVVYTSPEVASVGKPEEELKEAGVEYNVGKFAFSANGRARAMLHTDGFVKILADKKTDRVLGAHIVGFGAGEMIHEAAVLMEFSGSSEDLARTCHAHPTMSEAVREAALGAFAKPIHS
- the odhB gene encoding 2-oxoglutarate dehydrogenase complex dihydrolipoyllysine-residue succinyltransferase; translation: MATEIRVPTLGESVTEATIGRWFKKKGDAITADEPIVELETDKVTVEVPAPASGTLQEIAAEEGTTVEVNALLGMIGEGEGAPAKKEEKPAAKAETAKTEEKASGGKLVDVNVPSAGESVTEAQVGEIYKKVGDSVAVDEPILELETDKAAQEVMAPVAGVIREIVVSSGDEVQVGALLLRIEEGASAGSTQAASASQEKASAPASDEASSGRPPAPAAAKLLEERGMKASDVQGSGKQGQVLKGDVLAAEGKGAPSQPVEKPKAPRAPSGTEDEAREERVKMTRLRQTIARRLKEAQDTAAMLTTFNEVDMKPVMDMRSKYKELFEKKHGVKLGFMGFFTKAVTHALKEIPAVNAEIDGTDIIYKNFCHIGVAVGTDKGLVVPVVRDADQMTIAEVEKEIGRLGKAARDGKLGMADMQGGTFTISNGGVYGSLMSTPILNAPQSGILGMHKIQERPMVVGGEIVIRPMMYLALSYDHRIVDGKEAVTFLVRVKEVLEDPERLVLDL